Proteins from a single region of Sphaerochaeta globosa str. Buddy:
- the dapB gene encoding 4-hydroxy-tetrahydrodipicolinate reductase: protein MVRVILYGCSGRMGQVITTMVERIDNLCIVAGIDVCPSEREYQVYPSLFTCPVEADVLLDFSSPKSLHDYLDVAIERRLAVVVATTGLETLELNLLAAASEKIPVFRSGSMSLGVNLVQQLIKNAAKVLGEQFDVEIIEKHHNLKKDAPSGTALMLADSVNEGRTNKLRYVYGRHGNDSLRKNDELGIHSLRGGTIVGEHEVSFAGKDEVITIAHQAFSRQVFATGAVLATSYIFEKKPGMYTMQDMITAKSAITTLLAQPEQILVSIENIPRDMTLVTDLYGALASNDVFIDMISHTGATNGHIAIAFTINRKDLEKTRNVIAKLTEMQAQTKATISENITKLTVEGPGMEFQSGVAYKVFSCMAKADISIFAVTTSENKIEYAIHSTDVDKAIRIIKEEFAI, encoded by the coding sequence ATGGTTAGAGTAATTCTTTACGGTTGCAGTGGAAGGATGGGACAAGTTATCACAACGATGGTAGAGCGAATTGACAATCTTTGCATCGTTGCAGGAATTGATGTATGTCCAAGCGAACGGGAGTACCAGGTGTATCCGAGCCTTTTTACCTGTCCCGTTGAAGCCGATGTCCTGCTTGACTTTTCCTCACCCAAATCTCTGCACGACTATCTTGACGTTGCAATCGAGCGTAGGCTCGCTGTTGTTGTGGCAACAACCGGACTCGAGACTCTCGAATTGAACTTATTGGCAGCAGCATCTGAAAAGATTCCCGTATTTCGTTCTGGAAGTATGTCGCTTGGAGTCAACCTCGTCCAGCAATTGATAAAAAATGCAGCGAAAGTGTTGGGCGAACAATTCGATGTAGAAATAATCGAAAAGCATCATAATCTGAAAAAGGATGCACCCAGCGGTACGGCATTAATGCTTGCTGACTCGGTTAACGAGGGCCGGACAAATAAACTGAGATACGTATACGGCCGACACGGCAACGACTCGCTGCGTAAGAACGATGAGCTGGGAATCCACTCATTGCGCGGGGGGACGATTGTTGGAGAGCACGAAGTATCGTTTGCAGGCAAAGATGAGGTGATAACCATCGCACATCAAGCCTTTTCTCGGCAAGTGTTCGCCACCGGAGCTGTTTTGGCAACTTCCTACATTTTCGAGAAAAAACCCGGTATGTATACGATGCAGGATATGATTACCGCAAAAAGTGCAATAACGACATTATTGGCGCAACCGGAACAGATACTGGTATCGATTGAAAATATTCCCAGGGACATGACGCTGGTGACAGACCTCTACGGTGCATTGGCTTCGAACGATGTATTCATCGACATGATCAGCCATACCGGTGCAACCAATGGACATATCGCGATTGCGTTCACCATTAATCGCAAAGATCTGGAAAAGACGAGAAACGTGATTGCAAAGCTTACCGAGATGCAGGCTCAAACCAAGGCCACGATTTCTGAGAATATTACGAAGTTGACTGTAGAAGGACCCGGTATGGAATTCCAGTCCGGTGTAGCTTACAAGGTATTCTCGTGCATGGCAAAAGCCGATATTTCGATTTTCGCTGTAACAACGTCGGAGAATAAGATTGAGTACGCAATCCATTCCACCGACGTCGATAAGGCAATCAGAATCATCAAGGAAGAATTTGCTATCTAG
- a CDS encoding NAD(P)/FAD-dependent oxidoreductase codes for MIERDIVVIGSGPAGLCAAIEAAQAGANVLLVDENAKPGGQLFKQIHKFFGSREHNAGVRGIDIGTLLLKQAEELNIEVWLNTEACGIFDQDKVWVVRDKSKSVTIHAKRIILATGANENAVNFPGWTLPGVMGAGAAQTMINIHRVLPGQKILMIGSGNVGVIVSYQLLQAGAQVKAVVEAAPQLGGYGVHTAKVKRAGVPFYTGHTVLEARGTDHVSSAVIVKLDAAWKPILGTEFELDVDTICIAAGLTPAVELAFGAGCRSVNSPVLGGLVPWHDETMRTSIPSIYIAGDVSGVEEASTAMEEGRMAGLSAAQSLGFLEAARYTSRFEAINHNLLALRSGMFGQKRRDAKAAIMAARKG; via the coding sequence ATGATAGAAAGAGATATAGTTGTTATCGGCTCTGGGCCGGCGGGATTGTGTGCGGCCATTGAAGCTGCCCAAGCCGGGGCAAATGTGCTGTTGGTTGACGAAAACGCCAAGCCCGGCGGACAATTGTTCAAACAGATACATAAATTCTTCGGTTCTCGAGAACATAATGCCGGTGTCCGTGGAATCGATATCGGAACATTGTTGTTGAAACAGGCAGAAGAACTGAATATTGAAGTCTGGCTCAACACCGAAGCCTGTGGAATTTTCGACCAGGATAAAGTCTGGGTCGTGCGTGATAAAAGCAAATCAGTAACGATTCATGCGAAACGCATCATTCTGGCTACCGGAGCCAACGAGAATGCTGTAAATTTTCCCGGCTGGACACTCCCTGGCGTTATGGGAGCCGGTGCCGCCCAGACCATGATCAACATCCACCGGGTTCTGCCCGGTCAGAAAATCCTCATGATAGGCTCGGGGAATGTCGGCGTCATTGTGTCGTATCAGTTGCTTCAAGCCGGTGCACAAGTCAAGGCAGTTGTTGAAGCAGCCCCGCAACTTGGTGGGTATGGTGTCCATACCGCCAAGGTCAAACGTGCAGGAGTCCCTTTCTATACTGGTCATACCGTATTGGAAGCTAGGGGAACCGATCATGTATCGTCGGCTGTCATTGTAAAACTTGATGCTGCGTGGAAACCGATTCTAGGCACCGAATTCGAATTGGATGTAGACACCATCTGCATTGCTGCCGGTCTTACCCCTGCAGTGGAACTAGCCTTTGGAGCAGGTTGCCGCTCGGTGAACAGTCCTGTGTTGGGTGGGTTGGTGCCGTGGCATGATGAAACGATGCGTACCAGCATACCTTCAATCTATATCGCTGGGGATGTTTCGGGTGTTGAAGAAGCCAGTACTGCGATGGAGGAAGGGCGCATGGCCGGACTTTCGGCCGCCCAATCGCTTGGATTTCTTGAGGCTGCACGGTATACGTCTCGATTTGAAGCAATCAACCATAACTTGTTGGCGTTGCGTTCCGGCATGTTTGGACAAAAAAGGCGTGATGCGAAAGCAGCCATCATGGCTGCCAGGAAAGGATGA
- the dapA gene encoding 4-hydroxy-tetrahydrodipicolinate synthase has protein sequence MKKGQFSGVHTALITPFTKKDNLDEERLEQIIEAQIQSGIDGLVPCGTTGESPTLSHDEHDRTIALTVKFANGRVPVIAGTGSNATSEAIRLSRHAQQVGADAVLLVNPYYNKPTQKGLYLHFKAIAESVDIPCILYNIKGRTGVNIETETVKALSDACANIVGVKEASGSLEQMRAVIDATHGEFHVLSGDDNLSLPLIESGGDGVISVGSNICPAYISNMIHLALEGKFAAARAMEANLAGFFKACFLETNPIPIKTAMARYGWCEESFRLPMCTFENEENRARLYAELDALEVLGAITRR, from the coding sequence ATGAAGAAAGGACAGTTTTCAGGTGTACACACTGCCCTGATAACCCCATTTACCAAGAAGGACAATTTGGATGAGGAGCGCCTTGAGCAAATCATTGAGGCGCAGATTCAGAGTGGTATCGACGGGTTGGTTCCCTGTGGAACCACCGGGGAAAGCCCGACCCTCAGCCACGATGAGCACGACCGTACCATTGCTCTGACAGTCAAGTTTGCCAATGGCAGGGTGCCGGTCATTGCCGGTACCGGGTCCAATGCAACCAGTGAGGCGATCAGACTATCCCGGCACGCCCAGCAAGTGGGAGCCGATGCAGTATTGCTGGTCAATCCGTACTATAACAAGCCAACCCAGAAGGGGTTGTACTTGCACTTCAAGGCAATTGCTGAAAGCGTCGACATTCCCTGCATCCTGTACAACATCAAGGGAAGAACCGGTGTTAATATCGAAACTGAGACGGTGAAGGCACTCAGTGATGCATGTGCAAACATCGTTGGGGTGAAAGAGGCCAGCGGCAGCCTGGAGCAGATGCGGGCCGTCATCGATGCGACGCATGGCGAGTTCCATGTCCTCAGCGGTGATGACAACCTCTCTCTGCCTCTGATCGAAAGCGGCGGGGATGGAGTGATCAGCGTTGGTTCGAACATATGCCCAGCCTATATCTCCAACATGATTCATCTTGCTTTGGAAGGTAAGTTCGCTGCAGCCAGGGCGATGGAAGCAAACCTGGCAGGTTTCTTCAAAGCCTGCTTTTTGGAAACCAACCCCATCCCGATCAAGACGGCGATGGCGCGGTATGGTTGGTGTGAGGAGTCGTTCAGGCTTCCCATGTGCACTTTTGAGAATGAAGAGAACAGGGCCCGGCTCTATGCTGAACTGGATGCATTGGAAGTGCTCGGAGCTATTACAAGGAGATAA
- a CDS encoding (2Fe-2S)-binding protein, producing MQRILDHPILGPLPDEQKVIMYVDGEPVEARKGEMIAAALIAAGKPYFRKTVKTHEPRSIFCGIGRCTDCVMTVNGIPNVRTCVTAVEDGMVIETQMGLGDWGGKR from the coding sequence ATGCAAAGAATTCTTGATCATCCGATACTTGGTCCGCTTCCCGATGAACAGAAGGTAATCATGTATGTTGACGGCGAGCCTGTTGAAGCGCGTAAAGGGGAAATGATTGCCGCAGCCCTCATAGCTGCCGGAAAACCTTATTTTCGCAAGACGGTAAAAACCCATGAACCGCGTAGTATTTTCTGCGGCATCGGTCGTTGTACCGATTGCGTGATGACAGTCAACGGAATTCCCAATGTCCGCACCTGTGTGACGGCCGTCGAAGACGGGATGGTGATAGAGACGCAAATGGGACTTGGCGATTGGGGAGGGAAACGATAA
- a CDS encoding LL-diaminopimelate aminotransferase — MATINTNYQKLASGYLFPEIARRTSLWQKAHPGVPVLRLGIGNTTEALPEAVCEAMKEKIDSLSDRTTYTGYGDEQGDTYLREALVAYYQRYGVELQSTEFFVSDGAKSDAANIQDLFGEHNIVAIQDPAYPVYVDSNVVGGRTGLFNKEKGCYDGFVYLASTEENGFIPEPPKQKVDLLYLCSPNNPTGAVATYDQLKAFVDYARENKSVIIFDSAYSEYITEDGYPRSIYEVEGAKECAIEINSFSKFSGFTGVRLGWTIVPKALRCEDAQAGVLNAMWNRRQCTFFNGASNIAQKGGFAALSGAGYEQSRALVAYYLENARIIREGLSKVGLTVYGGVNSPYIWARTPNGMESWDFFDLLLDSCHVVVTPGGGFGPAGKNFVRVSSYGHREQVIKAMQMIEENLKI; from the coding sequence ATGGCAACAATCAATACCAATTACCAAAAGCTTGCAAGCGGGTACCTCTTTCCCGAGATAGCCCGCAGGACAAGCCTCTGGCAGAAAGCCCATCCCGGGGTACCTGTGTTGCGCCTGGGCATCGGCAATACCACCGAAGCACTTCCCGAGGCCGTGTGTGAAGCGATGAAGGAGAAAATTGATTCGCTTTCCGATCGCACCACCTATACAGGTTACGGGGATGAGCAAGGCGATACCTATTTGCGCGAAGCCCTGGTTGCCTACTATCAGCGCTACGGTGTTGAGCTGCAAAGTACTGAGTTCTTTGTCAGCGATGGAGCCAAAAGCGATGCAGCCAATATTCAGGACCTTTTTGGGGAGCACAACATCGTTGCCATTCAGGATCCTGCGTATCCGGTGTATGTGGACAGCAATGTAGTGGGTGGGCGCACCGGGCTTTTCAACAAGGAAAAGGGGTGTTATGACGGTTTCGTCTATCTAGCCAGCACCGAGGAAAATGGATTCATCCCCGAGCCTCCCAAGCAAAAGGTCGACTTGCTATACCTGTGCAGCCCGAACAACCCCACCGGGGCAGTAGCAACCTACGACCAGCTGAAGGCCTTTGTCGACTATGCCAGAGAGAATAAAAGTGTCATTATCTTTGACAGTGCCTATAGTGAATATATCACCGAGGATGGTTATCCCCGTTCCATTTATGAAGTTGAGGGAGCCAAGGAATGTGCCATCGAGATCAATAGTTTTTCCAAGTTCTCAGGCTTCACCGGTGTCAGGCTTGGTTGGACCATTGTTCCCAAAGCCCTTCGCTGCGAGGATGCCCAGGCGGGAGTACTGAATGCAATGTGGAACCGCAGACAATGCACCTTCTTCAATGGGGCGAGCAACATCGCCCAAAAGGGTGGTTTTGCAGCTTTGAGCGGAGCGGGGTATGAACAGAGCAGAGCCTTGGTGGCTTATTACCTGGAGAATGCCAGAATTATCAGGGAAGGTCTTTCCAAAGTAGGTTTGACGGTGTACGGCGGGGTGAACAGCCCCTATATCTGGGCAAGGACACCCAATGGAATGGAGAGCTGGGATTTCTTCGATCTCTTGCTTGATTCCTGCCATGTGGTGGTAACACCGGGTGGCGGTTTTGGTCCTGCAGGTAAGAATTTTGTTCGTGTTTCCTCGTACGGCCATCGTGAGCAGGTTATCAAGGCAATGCAAATGATTGAGGAGAATTTGAAGATATGA
- a CDS encoding (2Fe-2S)-binding protein has translation MTDDKDKDKDMFICRCEEVTLREIEQAIDDGFVTVKDVKRVTRAGMGLCQGRTCSKTIARIIAQRTGKPLEEILPKSFRYPVRPEKMMAVENEEFDDAKNS, from the coding sequence ATGACTGACGATAAGGATAAAGATAAGGACATGTTCATCTGCCGTTGTGAGGAAGTTACCCTTCGTGAGATAGAACAGGCAATAGACGACGGCTTTGTTACTGTCAAAGACGTCAAACGTGTGACGCGAGCAGGTATGGGCCTCTGCCAAGGGAGAACTTGCTCCAAGACCATCGCGAGAATCATTGCGCAACGTACCGGCAAGCCGCTTGAAGAGATATTACCGAAATCCTTCCGATATCCTGTACGACCCGAAAAGATGATGGCTGTCGAAAATGAGGAGTTTGACGATGCAAAGAATTCTTGA
- a CDS encoding NADH-quinone oxidoreductase subunit I → MDYQNDTEGRLKTTGAASLAELHATKEYILPDERMKHPVAVIECIEAIPCNPCETACPVHAITVGSEITNLPVIDIEKCTGCGLCVAACPGLAIYLKQKNYTTDLSFIAFPFEYVPLPEAGQTVNMVNRYGQVVCEGTVIKVVTIKRFNRTAIIHASYPVKQYEHVVNMQRLARN, encoded by the coding sequence ATGGATTATCAAAACGATACAGAAGGAAGACTCAAGACTACCGGTGCAGCAAGCCTGGCCGAATTGCATGCGACGAAGGAATATATCCTTCCTGATGAGCGCATGAAGCATCCTGTTGCGGTAATCGAATGCATCGAGGCAATCCCCTGTAATCCATGCGAGACAGCTTGTCCCGTTCATGCCATCACGGTAGGTTCCGAGATTACCAACCTGCCGGTCATTGACATCGAAAAATGTACCGGGTGCGGTTTGTGTGTTGCGGCATGTCCGGGCTTGGCAATTTATCTCAAGCAAAAGAACTATACGACAGATTTGTCCTTCATTGCTTTCCCGTTCGAATATGTGCCGCTTCCTGAAGCGGGACAAACAGTCAACATGGTCAATCGCTACGGCCAGGTAGTATGCGAGGGAACCGTGATCAAGGTGGTGACAATCAAGCGGTTCAACCGAACCGCTATCATCCATGCTTCCTACCCAGTCAAGCAATACGAACATGTTGTGAATATGCAGAGATTGGCTCGCAACTAG
- a CDS encoding diaminopimelate decarboxylase family protein: MSKKTLPIGHGEMLELAYQLPTPFYLYDEKAIVDNARNLKKLFSWAPGFCNYYAVKACPNPTILKLLSQEGFGADCSSLPELLLSKASGITGKKIMLTSNDTPADEFKAAYELGAIINLDDITHIQALEEAIGTVPETICFRYNPGPDRTGNAIIGNPVEAKYGVTSSQIVDCYRIMKEKGVKHFGLHTMVASNELDGSYIVETARMLFDLCVRIQKEAGIRIEFIDMGGGIGIPYRLDQEAMDLAMVSKEMQKLYETIVVPAGLDPLQIVFECGRVITGPYGYLVSKVLHVTNKYKDYVGLDASMANLMRPALYGSYHHITVLGKDKQPCDHTYDVTGSLCENNDKFAIDRKLPAMQKGDVVVLHDAGAHGHSMGFNYNAKLRSAEYLLKRDGSVVMIRRAQTYEDYVETLRFEGSMVEV; the protein is encoded by the coding sequence ATGAGTAAGAAAACGCTTCCGATCGGTCACGGTGAAATGCTGGAGTTGGCCTACCAACTTCCTACCCCTTTCTATCTGTATGATGAAAAAGCCATTGTCGATAATGCCAGGAATTTGAAGAAGCTGTTTTCGTGGGCTCCTGGTTTCTGCAATTACTATGCAGTTAAGGCATGTCCAAACCCCACTATTCTCAAATTGCTCAGTCAAGAGGGCTTTGGTGCTGACTGTTCTTCCTTGCCGGAGCTTCTGCTGAGCAAGGCAAGTGGAATTACCGGTAAGAAAATCATGCTTACCAGCAATGATACTCCCGCCGATGAATTCAAGGCAGCCTATGAGCTGGGAGCAATCATCAATCTGGATGACATCACCCATATTCAAGCACTTGAAGAGGCTATAGGCACCGTTCCCGAAACCATCTGTTTTAGGTACAACCCCGGACCTGACCGGACAGGCAATGCCATCATCGGCAATCCTGTTGAGGCGAAGTATGGGGTCACTTCCTCCCAGATTGTCGATTGCTATCGGATCATGAAGGAAAAGGGCGTCAAGCACTTCGGCCTGCACACCATGGTCGCCTCCAATGAATTGGATGGGTCGTACATTGTAGAAACAGCACGCATGCTGTTTGACTTGTGCGTCCGCATCCAGAAAGAAGCAGGGATACGCATTGAATTCATCGATATGGGCGGAGGCATCGGTATCCCGTATCGTCTCGACCAAGAGGCGATGGACCTTGCGATGGTCAGCAAAGAGATGCAGAAGCTCTATGAGACGATTGTCGTTCCTGCCGGCTTGGACCCGCTTCAGATAGTCTTTGAATGTGGACGGGTTATCACCGGTCCCTATGGATACCTGGTAAGCAAGGTGCTGCATGTAACGAACAAATACAAGGATTATGTCGGCCTTGATGCTTCAATGGCAAATCTCATGCGCCCGGCTCTGTATGGCTCGTATCACCACATTACTGTTCTGGGAAAGGACAAGCAACCTTGCGACCACACCTACGATGTGACCGGGTCGCTGTGTGAGAACAATGACAAGTTTGCCATCGACCGCAAGCTTCCAGCGATGCAGAAGGGTGATGTCGTAGTACTGCACGATGCAGGGGCCCACGGGCACAGCATGGGTTTCAATTACAACGCAAAACTACGCAGCGCCGAATATCTGCTCAAACGCGATGGATCGGTGGTTATGATTCGCAGGGCGCAGACCTACGAGGATTATGTAGAGACCCTTCGTTTTGAGGGCTCAATGGTGGAGGTCTGA
- the dapB gene encoding 4-hydroxy-tetrahydrodipicolinate reductase: protein MHIAIVGFGKMGKQLHEAAITSGHEVVSIIDPHSTDSRVTHHTLTRQALSGVDVAIEFSVADGIEERMKLYCDTSTPAVIATTGWYDKLNALKALYSRPECAIIWSGNFSIGVQLYFAIVRKAASLMNRFPEYDSLVQEWFHAAKADSPSGTAVMLGNILTQQLDGKTTLETARLDRKREQREIHVSSVRGGYTPGVHTVLFDSPVDTIELSHTARSREGFVTGALKAATWITAQKHGFFSIDDMLDDLLGSN, encoded by the coding sequence ATGCATATTGCAATAGTAGGATTTGGTAAGATGGGAAAGCAATTGCATGAGGCTGCAATTACAAGCGGACATGAGGTTGTCTCAATCATCGATCCCCATTCTACGGATTCGAGAGTGACACACCACACGCTGACTAGGCAGGCGTTGTCCGGTGTAGACGTAGCTATCGAATTTTCTGTAGCCGATGGGATCGAGGAACGGATGAAGCTGTACTGCGACACCTCGACACCTGCTGTCATTGCTACTACCGGATGGTACGATAAGCTTAATGCCCTCAAGGCGCTCTATTCTCGTCCCGAATGTGCAATCATCTGGTCTGGAAACTTCTCGATCGGAGTACAGCTTTATTTTGCGATTGTACGGAAAGCTGCAAGCTTGATGAATAGGTTTCCGGAATACGATTCGTTGGTCCAGGAATGGTTTCATGCGGCAAAAGCTGATAGTCCCTCAGGTACTGCGGTGATGCTGGGGAACATTCTGACTCAACAGCTTGATGGAAAAACCACGCTTGAGACGGCTCGACTCGACCGAAAGCGGGAACAACGTGAAATACATGTCTCTTCGGTTCGCGGGGGGTACACTCCAGGTGTGCATACGGTTCTATTCGATAGCCCGGTGGATACTATCGAGCTAAGCCATACAGCCCGCAGCAGAGAAGGCTTTGTCACAGGAGCATTGAAAGCCGCAACATGGATTACTGCACAAAAGCACGGATTCTTTTCCATCGACGATATGCTTGACGACTTGCTGGGATCAAATTAA
- the dapA gene encoding 4-hydroxy-tetrahydrodipicolinate synthase → MLHGVFTALVTPFSQNGTIDIGALKAIVQKQLESGIDGLVPIGTTGESPTLDSKEKELIIKTVAQLAKGKVPIIAGSGSNCTKSAIEATKIAKDAGADYTLQVAPYYNKPSEEGLYRHFVEIAEKGELPVVLYNIPGRSAVNMSVNLVLRLAQHPLIVADKEACGNMGQIQDLLHRKPSDFAVLSGDDALTLPMMVCGAQGIISVASNMFPSEMVKMTHAAAIGDFSTALEVYNWIYPFFVNQFIETNPVPVKTYMASKGMLEEVFRLPLVPLQASHKETLLATFKN, encoded by the coding sequence ATGTTGCATGGAGTTTTTACTGCGCTAGTCACACCGTTTTCCCAAAATGGAACTATTGATATCGGTGCGCTTAAGGCAATCGTCCAAAAACAACTGGAATCAGGTATCGATGGCTTAGTACCGATTGGTACAACCGGAGAAAGTCCGACTCTTGACAGCAAAGAGAAAGAGCTGATTATCAAGACTGTTGCCCAACTTGCGAAAGGAAAAGTTCCTATCATTGCCGGCAGCGGTTCCAACTGCACGAAATCGGCGATAGAAGCAACAAAAATAGCAAAGGATGCTGGTGCCGATTACACACTGCAAGTTGCTCCTTACTACAACAAACCATCCGAAGAAGGTTTATATCGACATTTTGTCGAAATCGCGGAAAAGGGCGAATTACCGGTAGTTTTATACAATATTCCAGGCCGCAGTGCGGTCAACATGTCAGTAAACCTTGTGCTCAGACTAGCACAGCATCCGCTTATCGTCGCAGATAAGGAAGCTTGTGGAAATATGGGACAGATACAGGATTTACTGCATAGGAAGCCTTCTGATTTCGCTGTGTTATCAGGAGACGATGCCCTTACCCTACCAATGATGGTATGCGGTGCACAAGGCATCATTTCGGTAGCCAGCAACATGTTCCCATCCGAAATGGTGAAGATGACCCACGCTGCCGCCATAGGTGATTTTTCGACGGCATTGGAAGTCTACAACTGGATCTATCCATTTTTTGTGAATCAGTTCATCGAGACAAACCCTGTTCCTGTTAAGACCTATATGGCGTCCAAGGGTATGCTCGAGGAGGTATTCAGACTTCCGCTGGTGCCGCTACAGGCATCGCATAAGGAAACGCTACTCGCTACATTTAAGAATTGA
- a CDS encoding FadR/GntR family transcriptional regulator: MDISKDKWKKPILELVGTSEEPVGSWYIVNNFKKNGIEVSSATIGRELNELETLGYLEKIGFKGRLITPLGRKVIEDARTTLELDYYKTSLDSLLSSDMLDNFVMVLEARSAIERQTARLAAERITDGELAELKRCYENQQMHSSDRQSIANDDVAFHSCIARASKNKALVSLYMMLSTMGQQSELFEQLRHRVGDNYRTYHLSILEAIENHDPDQAETCMMEHIQKLTHDVNQYWNEYMRKRKDSKGK, translated from the coding sequence GTGGATATTTCTAAGGATAAATGGAAGAAGCCTATTCTGGAACTCGTCGGGACTTCTGAGGAACCGGTTGGATCTTGGTATATAGTCAACAACTTTAAAAAAAACGGTATTGAAGTGAGTAGTGCAACGATTGGACGAGAGCTCAACGAGTTGGAAACACTCGGATATCTCGAAAAAATCGGTTTTAAAGGGCGCTTGATTACTCCGCTCGGACGGAAAGTCATCGAGGATGCACGCACAACGCTCGAACTCGATTACTACAAGACAAGCTTGGACTCCCTGCTAAGCAGCGATATGCTGGACAATTTTGTCATGGTGCTTGAAGCGAGGTCCGCCATTGAGCGCCAAACAGCACGCCTTGCAGCCGAACGTATTACTGATGGGGAATTGGCAGAACTCAAACGTTGTTATGAAAACCAGCAGATGCATTCGTCTGACAGGCAAAGTATTGCAAACGATGATGTGGCTTTCCATAGTTGTATCGCCAGAGCATCAAAAAACAAAGCGCTGGTATCATTGTATATGATGCTTTCTACTATGGGACAGCAGTCGGAATTGTTTGAACAACTCAGGCATCGGGTAGGTGATAACTATCGCACGTATCACCTCAGCATTCTTGAGGCAATCGAGAATCATGACCCCGATCAAGCTGAGACCTGTATGATGGAGCACATTCAGAAACTGACGCACGACGTCAATCAGTACTGGAACGAGTACATGCGTAAGCGTAAAGATAGTAAAGGGAAATAA
- the ybgC gene encoding tol-pal system-associated acyl-CoA thioesterase, translating into MHRFPIRVYYSDTDCGGIVYHGRYLDFAEHARTELLRELGRQHGLSGSQTSLMESEGLVFVVKSIAVDYQSPAHLDDLLEVQTELESAKRFSIVFRQTVLRDGQTLCVLQVKVASINTETHRPMPMPPWFIPAFEAAR; encoded by the coding sequence ATGCACCGGTTTCCGATTCGCGTGTATTACAGCGATACCGACTGTGGTGGTATTGTCTACCACGGCCGGTATCTTGATTTTGCAGAACATGCACGGACCGAGCTGCTGCGCGAACTGGGCAGGCAGCATGGGCTTTCGGGGTCGCAAACCAGCTTGATGGAATCGGAAGGTTTGGTTTTTGTCGTAAAGTCGATTGCGGTTGACTACCAAAGCCCTGCACACCTTGATGATCTTTTGGAAGTGCAGACCGAACTTGAGAGTGCAAAACGATTCTCCATCGTCTTCAGGCAGACGGTACTCCGAGATGGACAGACGTTGTGTGTTCTCCAAGTTAAAGTTGCCTCCATCAATACAGAGACGCACCGTCCGATGCCGATGCCCCCTTGGTTTATTCCAGCCTTCGAAGCTGCTAGATAG
- a CDS encoding carbohydrate-binding family 9-like protein, which translates to MITIYNRPLEQTLPISLIPLWGEYEGVEAAVRMQWQDQSLKLRYQVREPQMRRMVTLHNGRVWEDSCVEAFLQREGRAEYVNIECSASTSILAGKGEGRANRTLFPVDFLQTIEHSVQILENSNTQSRWTLEISLPLLALGLVEEGEDLRNVQLRGNFYCCGDKLAVPHFLAASEIGTLKPDFHCPSYFVPLTFA; encoded by the coding sequence ATGATAACTATCTACAACCGTCCGCTTGAGCAAACCCTTCCGATAAGCCTGATTCCTCTCTGGGGCGAGTATGAGGGTGTGGAGGCTGCTGTGCGTATGCAGTGGCAGGATCAGAGCTTGAAGCTGCGCTACCAAGTCCGTGAACCTCAAATGCGACGTATGGTCACCCTGCATAATGGCAGGGTATGGGAAGACAGTTGTGTAGAAGCTTTTTTACAGCGTGAAGGAAGAGCTGAGTATGTGAATATCGAATGCAGTGCAAGTACAAGCATTCTGGCCGGCAAAGGAGAAGGACGGGCCAACAGAACCTTGTTCCCCGTGGATTTCCTGCAAACGATTGAACATTCAGTCCAGATTCTGGAAAATTCAAATACTCAGAGCCGCTGGACTCTTGAGATAAGCCTGCCACTTCTTGCATTGGGTCTGGTTGAAGAAGGGGAGGACTTGAGAAATGTACAGCTGAGGGGAAACTTTTACTGCTGTGGTGACAAGCTTGCTGTCCCCCATTTTCTTGCAGCCTCGGAAATCGGGACGTTGAAACCGGATTTTCATTGCCCGTCGTACTTTGTTCCCCTCACGTTCGCCTAA